The Terriglobus roseus region GTGGCACAGGCGCAGAAGAACGTTGCTGCAGCGCAGGCCCGCGTCGATCAGGCAAAGGCAAATGCTCTGAAGGCACAGCTTGATGTGGACCGCTACAAGCCCCTCGTCGAAAAGGACGTGATCAGCAAGCAGCAGTTCGATCAGGCCGTTGCGCAGGCGGCAGCTACCAGTGGTGCCTTGCTGGAAGCGCAGCAGAACGTAACTGCACAGCAGGCTGCCGTGGCTCAGACAGTATCCAAACTGAACTCTGCCCGTAGTGACGCAGCGCAGGCACGTGAAAACGGTCCGAAGCAGGTTGTGGTGCAGAAGGCTCGTGCAGAAGCGGCCAATGCTGACATCATGACGGCACAGGCAAAGGTTGATCAGGCAAAGTTGAACCTCAGCTACTGCCATATCGTTGCGCCGATCGGCGGTATCATCAACAAGAAGAATGTTTCGGTGGGCCAGAACATCTCGCCCGGCCAGAACATGCTGACGATCATCCCGCTGGATAACCTCTGGATCACTGCGAACTTCAAGGAGACCCAGCTCCAGCACATGAAGGTGGGCCAGGAAGTTACCGTGAAGGTGGACGCCCTGGGTGGACGCAAGTACAAGGGCCGCGTAACTCAGGTAGGTGGTGCAACAGGCTCGCGCCTGTCGCTCTTCCCGCCCGAAAACGCCACGGGTAACTACGTGAAGGTCGTACAGCGTATCCCGGTCCGTATCGACCTGGAGAAGGGTGAGAACGACGATCACCTGCTGCGTCCTGGATACTCAGTGGTTCCGGATGTAGGCATTAAGTAGCTTGATTGCAATACATGCACGAAGGGCGCGGCTAGAACCGCGCCCTTCGTGTTTCTGCTGAAAATAGGCGACCCCTGTTTCTGCTGTGGCATCCAACCAAAACAAGCCATCAAGGAGAGGCAAGCATCATGGCAGTCGCAATCAAGAAGGCCGATACCAAGGATCTGGTAACACCGCACTGGCACGAAAAGGCCAACGAGATTCAGAAGTGGGGTACCGTCACGAAGGATCTTCCCCTGGGTCTGGACGCGGATGTTCGCGCAAAATCGTGCAAGGCATTGAACCAGCTCCTGGCAGATTCCATCGCGCTACGCGACCTGTATAAGAAGCATCACTGGCAGGTTGCCGGTCCCACTTTTTATCAGCTTCACCTGCTGTTCGATAAGCACTTTGATGAACAGGTTGAGATCGTGGACACCATCGCAGAACGCATTCAACTTCTGGGTGGCGTAACCATTGCTATGGGTGGTGATGTTGCAGAAGTCACCAGCATTCCGCGTCCCCCGCGTGGCAAGGAAGAGGTTCCGGTACAGATCTCGCGTCTGCTGGAAGCTCACAAGATCATCATTGAGGAATGCCGCAAGATTGCGAAGGAAGCGGATGACAATGGTGATGACGGCACTAACGATCTGGCTGTATCCGATGTGCTTCGTGTGAATGAACTGCAAGCATGGTTCATCATGCAGCATCTGGTGGACATGCCGCTTGTGCATGCAAAGTAACATCGCTATTCAGAACGCAGAACGGCCTGCCTTGCGGCAGGCCGTTTGTTTATTGCCAACTTACTTCCTCTCGGTATTCGGGTAATCAATACGGAGTGAGTTAATCGAATAAGGATTGACGGAAACACCAACCTTGTTCGAGTCAACAACTGGTATTGCACTCCCCTCCGGCTTCTCCATCAGATTCGTCAGCGTAGCTGACTTCGCGCCCGTAGGGATTCGGAACTCGACCTTGCCGCTTTGGCCTGCCCATTCATAGAAGTGGAGGATCAGTCCGTTGTCATCTTCCGCCTTCTTGACTGCGGTCAACACAACATTCTTGTTGTCGGCTTCGATGAAGGAGTGCGTCAGAGGCAACGAGCCTGTATGCGCCTGCACCTGCAAGGCCTGGAGCTTGTAGTTGTATTCGTAGCCGTGGCGAACTGTGAGCGCAGTCTTCCAGTCAGCGGCATGCGGATAGAGCGCAAAGCTGAAGTGTTGATGACCACGATCTGCCTCTGGATCGGGAGAAAGAGGAGAGCGCAATAGCGTCAACCGCAATACATTGTCTTTGCCGTCATAGCCGTACTTTGATTCGTTGATGAGAGAAAAGCCGTGCTTCGCATCTCCCAAATCAGCCCAACGCATTGCAGCAACTTCAAACTTCGCTGAGTCCCAGCTATTGGTTCTTGTCGTCGGCCTCTGAATTGTTCCGTAAGGAATTTCGTAGGTCGCCATATTGCTTGACGCTGCCAGTGGGAACGCAGCCTTCAGCAGGATGTGGTTCTCATGCCAGTCGATGTCATTGACCACTTCCACCTGATCGGAATTGGCATAGAGCACGATGTCCTGCACAAACTTTGAGCTCTGCCACGTTCTCTCCACACGAACCACAGCGCGGAATGGAGTATTCTCCACCAACTTTACCGAGTCAGCTTTCGTAAGCGAAATCACATGATCCAACGTGCCGGGATCAATGTTCCAGGCATCATCATCCACTGGTGTGTCTTTGAATGCCTGCAACTCGTTGCCGCACGCGCCGGAAGCCAGCGCTTCAAAGTTGTCCTTCTTGTTGTAGAGGCTCTTGATGCAACCAGTACTCGGATCCACCGATACCTTGAGGTTCGCATTCTCAATCACTGTTCCATTCGCTTTGAGGTCGCTTGTGAAAGCGCGACGGCCAGGAACGACGTGAAGTACTTCGTAACCGAGTGAAGGGATATCTTTCGCCTGAAGCAATAGCCGATATGTGTTGGTCGCCTTATTGCTCGAGACGATCTGCGAGGGCACAACACGACCAGCGCGATCCAGTACGCTGACGCCATCGCCTTCCGCGGTCGGCATCTCTACATCAACTGGCACAATTCCCGAACGATTCCATCCCAGTGGGTTGAAGACCAGAACAGGAACTTGCCCCGCAAGTTTTGTATTGATGTGAGCTTGAATCGAGTTGAGAGCTTTGGAAGAAACCTCGTTCGTAGCCCAACGGACCTGATCGTAATCCTTTTGTGATTCCTTATAGAGAACACCGATTCCCGAACCAGCAGCGAGATCATGGAACTGGTTGAAGAGCACCTTCTTCCATGCTTCGTTCAACTCCATGGCGGGATACTTACTTCCATCCAGCCATGCGAAAGATGCATATTTCTCCGCATTCAGCATCCACTCTTCGCTCTCACGCATATTGCGTTTGTGTGCAGCCTGCGTGGTGAGCGTGCCGCGATGATGCTCAAAGTAGAGTTCGTCATTCCAAGTTGGAATACTGATCTTCCCTGTTTCAAGCTGGGATAACGCTGCAACGCCCTTCCCCATTGCCTGGTAGTTCCACGTCGGTGAAACAGGTGAAATCTTATTCTCGATGTCGTTGAAGTAGGTCTTTGCAAAGCCCCACTCGATTTTGGGGGCAATCTTATCTGGCTGCGCCCAGTGCGTTGCCTCATCCAAGACCATGCGAGTGGCTCCGCCGCCGTGGTCACCCACACCATACAGATCCATCATCTCCTTCAATCCGGGAGCAAGCGTACGTTCCTGCACGAAATCGTTAGTCATTCGGAGAGGAGTCATCTTGTTGTTCGCGTAGCCGTGCGGGAAGTAAGTGAGGACCTTGCTACCGTCAGGCGATTCCCACCAAAACAACTTGAATGGAAGCGGGTTGGTCTCGTTGAACACCATCTTCTGGGTCACAAAGTAGTTGATCCCCGACTTCTTATAAATCTGGGGAAGCTGCCAGTTGTAGCCAAAAGTATCCGGATTCCAGCCGATGCTGGCTGTTGTTCCGTAGAGTTCCTTAAACGACCGCTGGCCGATCAATAGCTGACGAACCTGCGATTCTCCATCCGGCATATTCAAATCCGGCTCAACCCACATACCGCCGACTAACTCCCAGCGTCCTTCCTGAATACGCTTCTTGATCTGGTTATTAATCTCGGGATACTTATCAACGAGCCATTCGTTATATTGAGCTGCCGATTGCGTATAGGTGTATGAGGGATATTCATTCATCAGATGGAGCGCAGAGCCAAAGGTGCGGCGCACAACATCCACCGTCTCGGACCAAGGCCACAGCCATGCAGCATCAATGTGGGAGTTGCCTGTGATGTGATATGTCGCCTGCTTGACAACCGGATCTAATGCTTGCAAATCCTGCTGGGACTTGCGCAGCGAGGCATCGAATGCCTTCTGGTTTCCGGACTCCAGAGACTTGAAGTCAATGTCCTGAACAGCCTTGTCCAGAGCAGCTGTCGTCGATGGATCATTCTTGGCGAATTGCGGAACCAGGAGCGTCGACGCGATGATCTCGTTATACAGATCGCGCGGACTGGGCCGCGATGGAACGAAATCGATGCGAATGCGGGTCGCGGGCACTCTCTTGGGACGCCCTGAGACTCGAAGCTCCATCGCCACAAAGATCTTCTCGCCAGGTTTGATGTCCTTAGCAAGGACCTGAGGCATCAGGCCTTCACCTTCAGCAACACGATCCCCATTGATGAAAAGCGTTAATGCATATTCTTCTGGACGCCATCCTTGAATCCACAACTTGGATCCTGTGAGGTCATATCCATTGAGCGTTTGCGGAACGGTTATTGCGCCGCGAACCCAGAGGATTTCCTGTGTGCGCACGTCGCCGGAAGCATTAGCTATCTCCCAGGACGAATCATCAAAAGAAACATCCTGCGCTCCCGCGACATATCCAACGTGATATTTCCAGTTCGATGTTGGAAGCTCATCCAACTTAGAAAGCTTGTCGATGTTATCTTGCGACTGCTTCGTCAAAGCCTGCACAGCAGTCGCTATCTGCTGTGGTCCAGGGTTATCAAACTGCTTTGTTTCAGGAGTGTATTGCGCATGCATTGCTCCGCACGAAATAAGGCTTCCGCATAGAACAGCAGCCATTGCGAGCGAATCTGCACGTCGACGATAAGAACTCGACTTACTCAATTTTTCAGTAAACACAAATACTCCTTAGAAACATGAACGATGCAACAGGGACGCTCGCCACCTATGCAGGTGCAGGACGCGATGTTAGAGGTGCTGTCCCGCGAATTCTATCGCGCAGCCTTAGCGCGCTTCTCGCTCAATCTAAAGCGTTTCGATTTAAGTTGTCATGGCAGCTTTGTAATCAGCTTTCTTGACATGTGTTTACCGCAGAAAAGATAAGTGCAGGTGTGATTCTGGCAGAACTGCCAGAACAGTATCCGACGACAGTGAAGTGTAGTTTGCGCCGATGCGCCGACATGGGAGACGTGTGTTTCCCTGTCGATACTCGTGACGCGCGAGGCACCGTCGTCGGCGATGAATACTGCGTTCAACGCACGAGGAAGGTCTTATGAAGAAAACTGAAGGCGGCCTGTCCAGAAGAGATTTTTTAATTCAAGGGACAGCAGCTCTTGGCACAGTGGCAGTTTCCAATTCCTTTGCCCAGACAGTGCACAGCACTACTGCAAGCAGCAAGCGTGTGTTGCACATCATGGGGCACTCGCATATTGATGCCGCGTGGCTATGGCCGTGGCGCGAAGGTTCCGATGAAGCATTGAACACATTCCGCAGTGCTTTGAACCGCATGAAAGAGACACCGGGATTCTGCTATTCCCATTCCTCCTCGATGCATTACCGCTGGGTCCAGAATGCCGATCCCGGAATGTTTGAAGAGATCAAACAGCGCATCCGTGAAGGTCGTTGGGAAGTTGTAGGCGCGTGGCCCGTTGAACCTGATTGCAATATCCCTGCGACGGAAAGCTTTGTTAGGCATTGCCTCTACGGAAAGGAGTTCTGCAAGAACGAGCTTGGAGTCGATGTCAAAATCGGATTCAATCCCGATTCCTTTGGACACGCTGCGGGACTCCCAACCATCCTGAAGAATGCCGGCTATGAGTATTACGTCTTCATGCGCCCACAAGAGAATGAGATGGATCTTCCACTGCTGTTCTGGTGGGAGGGCCCGGACGGCTCGCGCGTACTCGCGCTCAGACTCTATCGAACATATGAGAATAATGCCTCCCATCTTGCGGCTGATGCAGAACACTCGTTCGCACCTGGCATGAATGATGGGGCATTCTTTCTTGGAGTCGGTGACCATGGAGGCGCAGTAACTGCCGCGCAGATACGCGAAGTCCTGAAGATGAAGGGCGATCCGAACCTTCCAGAGCTGCGTTGGAGCACGCTGCATGAGTTCTTCGACGCAGTAAAGAAGTCTCCTGCATTCAGTTCCCTGCCCGTCGTTCGTCACGAACTGCAGCATCATTCGCGCGGCTGCTATTCCGCCTACGGAGAAGGCAAGGCGCTCAATCGTCGTGCAGAGCGGTGGATGGTGGAAGCTGAATCCATCTCTCTGTTCTCAAGCCTAACGACGACACATCAGTATCCTCACAAAGAATTCGTTGACTCATGGTGGAAGATTCTGTTCTGCCAGTTCCACGACATGGCAGCGGGAACAGCGCTCTATGCCGACTATCAGGATGTGCGTGACAGCCTTGGTTTCGCATGCGAAGTTGCTCAGACAACGAAGGTGCAGGCGTTGCAGACAATGGCTCGCCAGGTGGACACCACGAAGGTGGTACAGGGCGCAGTATTTTTGTGGAACCCACTTCCCTGGCCTCGTAAGACATTGGTTGAGTACTACACAGGTCGTCGCCCCGATAACCTGGAATTTATTACTCACCTAACAGACAAGGATCAAAAGAAGTATCCGATTCAGTGGCTTGCTTCTGAAAGCATGACACAGCAACATCTTCGACTTACAGCATGGGTAGACTTACCAGCTTGTGGTTATAAGTTATTCGAGCTTGCACACGGTCCTGCACCGGATGGAGCAGCCTTCTCGAACGCCATCACCGTATCTAGGAGTGGATTCGGCATATCTTCAGCCAAGGCTGAGGATGGAACCGAGCTTCTAGCCAGGAGCATTGGCCTGGTCGTTGTCGCCGATTCATCTGATACATGGGCGCACGCCGTAAACGAGTTCCGTCAAGAGATGGGACGCCCCACGCTGGTTTATGCCGGTGTTGTAGAGGAAGGGCCTGTCACTCGCATTACTCGCCATCGCGCAACGTGGATGGAATCCGAAATCATTCTCGATCTCGTTGAGTATGCCGGTATCGAAGCAGTGGAACTTCGCTTTGTTATCAATTGGAATCAGCATGAGCAGATGCTGAAACTCGAAGTCCCCACTGCACTGACCCAACCTCGCATTTTCGCGAAGGTTCCCGGCGCAGTCATTGAACGTGCCGTCAATGGCGAAGAAGAGCCGTATCAGGATTGGGCAGCTGTACAAGGCAAGATCAATGGGAATGACTACACGCTTGCCCTCATCAACGAGCAGACCTATAGCTACGATTGCCTGGACGGACTGTTTAGAACGGTACTCATCCGATCGGCCCCGTTCGCTCGCCACAGACCCGACAAAACCGTCTACTTCGACGCGAATGCATGGCAGGACCAGGGTCGTCAGGAACGCCGCTTCTGGCTAGTCGCCCAAAAAGGAACGCATTCCCAGTTGGCATTAGATCGCATGGCGGAAGAACTCCAAAGCCCGGCTGAGCACGTGATGACCTCTGCTCATGCAGGACACATGGAATGGGAACAATCGTTCTTTGAGGTTTCACCCAGCTCGGTGTGGGTGCTTGCACTGAAACCTGCGGAGAACGTCAAGGATGGTTACATCGTTCGCGTACAGGAACGCTCCGGCGTGGCCACAAAGACATCTTTGAAGAGCACGTTCTTGAACCTTGACCATTCAGTGAACCTTGCCCCTTGGGAGTTGAAGACATTGCTCATTCAACGCTCCGCCTCGGGGCCAGCAAAGGTTAAGGAAGTATCCATCCTGGAGGTTTGATAAAACTTCAAAAATCAATGGGGCTCTCCGTCGCATCACCGTCGGAGAGCCCCATTGAAATATGTGATTCATTTCGAGTTAGTCAGTGTTATGATTCGCTCTCTCCCTGTTTCAATCGAGTACCCGCTAGTTCATTGCCAAGGAGCGACGCGTCATGGGTAAGAAGATTGTTATCTGTTGCGATGGCACCGGAAACGGTTTCGACAAAGTCTCGGAAGAATCAAACGTTGCAAAACTCTACAGCTCCCTGCAAATAGGTCCCGGCCAAGTCGCTTACTATCATCCCGGCGTAGGGACGATGGGTGACCCAAACGCTCGCGGGTTTGTTAGCAAGCATCTGTCGAAGCTTAGAGGCTTGGCGTTCGGCAACGGACTACTTCGCAATGTGGGTGACGCCTATCGCTACCTAATGGATAACTATGAGGATGGTGATGAGATTTATCTCTTCGGCTTTAGTCGGGGAGCCT contains the following coding sequences:
- a CDS encoding Dps family protein translates to MAVAIKKADTKDLVTPHWHEKANEIQKWGTVTKDLPLGLDADVRAKSCKALNQLLADSIALRDLYKKHHWQVAGPTFYQLHLLFDKHFDEQVEIVDTIAERIQLLGGVTIAMGGDVAEVTSIPRPPRGKEEVPVQISRLLEAHKIIIEECRKIAKEADDNGDDGTNDLAVSDVLRVNELQAWFIMQHLVDMPLVHAK
- a CDS encoding glycoside hydrolase family 38 C-terminal domain-containing protein, with the protein product MAVSNSFAQTVHSTTASSKRVLHIMGHSHIDAAWLWPWREGSDEALNTFRSALNRMKETPGFCYSHSSSMHYRWVQNADPGMFEEIKQRIREGRWEVVGAWPVEPDCNIPATESFVRHCLYGKEFCKNELGVDVKIGFNPDSFGHAAGLPTILKNAGYEYYVFMRPQENEMDLPLLFWWEGPDGSRVLALRLYRTYENNASHLAADAEHSFAPGMNDGAFFLGVGDHGGAVTAAQIREVLKMKGDPNLPELRWSTLHEFFDAVKKSPAFSSLPVVRHELQHHSRGCYSAYGEGKALNRRAERWMVEAESISLFSSLTTTHQYPHKEFVDSWWKILFCQFHDMAAGTALYADYQDVRDSLGFACEVAQTTKVQALQTMARQVDTTKVVQGAVFLWNPLPWPRKTLVEYYTGRRPDNLEFITHLTDKDQKKYPIQWLASESMTQQHLRLTAWVDLPACGYKLFELAHGPAPDGAAFSNAITVSRSGFGISSAKAEDGTELLARSIGLVVVADSSDTWAHAVNEFRQEMGRPTLVYAGVVEEGPVTRITRHRATWMESEIILDLVEYAGIEAVELRFVINWNQHEQMLKLEVPTALTQPRIFAKVPGAVIERAVNGEEEPYQDWAAVQGKINGNDYTLALINEQTYSYDCLDGLFRTVLIRSAPFARHRPDKTVYFDANAWQDQGRQERRFWLVAQKGTHSQLALDRMAEELQSPAEHVMTSAHAGHMEWEQSFFEVSPSSVWVLALKPAENVKDGYIVRVQERSGVATKTSLKSTFLNLDHSVNLAPWELKTLLIQRSASGPAKVKEVSILEV
- a CDS encoding HlyD family secretion protein, whose protein sequence is MADSDQQQQQQNTAAAPDPSETAPAKARRKFIIIVVVLLLVLVAGFFYWRSTLTEDTDDAQVDGDLYQVSARVSGQVIKVNVTDNQEIKQGDVIAEIDPRDYQVALEQAEAQLANAKASYLQANSNVPIVNVQTRTQVATSGSDVATAEASVAQAQKNVAAAQARVDQAKANALKAQLDVDRYKPLVEKDVISKQQFDQAVAQAAATSGALLEAQQNVTAQQAAVAQTVSKLNSARSDAAQARENGPKQVVVQKARAEAANADIMTAQAKVDQAKLNLSYCHIVAPIGGIINKKNVSVGQNISPGQNMLTIIPLDNLWITANFKETQLQHMKVGQEVTVKVDALGGRKYKGRVTQVGGATGSRLSLFPPENATGNYVKVVQRIPVRIDLEKGENDDHLLRPGYSVVPDVGIK
- a CDS encoding alpha-mannosidase; protein product: MAAVLCGSLISCGAMHAQYTPETKQFDNPGPQQIATAVQALTKQSQDNIDKLSKLDELPTSNWKYHVGYVAGAQDVSFDDSSWEIANASGDVRTQEILWVRGAITVPQTLNGYDLTGSKLWIQGWRPEEYALTLFINGDRVAEGEGLMPQVLAKDIKPGEKIFVAMELRVSGRPKRVPATRIRIDFVPSRPSPRDLYNEIIASTLLVPQFAKNDPSTTAALDKAVQDIDFKSLESGNQKAFDASLRKSQQDLQALDPVVKQATYHITGNSHIDAAWLWPWSETVDVVRRTFGSALHLMNEYPSYTYTQSAAQYNEWLVDKYPEINNQIKKRIQEGRWELVGGMWVEPDLNMPDGESQVRQLLIGQRSFKELYGTTASIGWNPDTFGYNWQLPQIYKKSGINYFVTQKMVFNETNPLPFKLFWWESPDGSKVLTYFPHGYANNKMTPLRMTNDFVQERTLAPGLKEMMDLYGVGDHGGGATRMVLDEATHWAQPDKIAPKIEWGFAKTYFNDIENKISPVSPTWNYQAMGKGVAALSQLETGKISIPTWNDELYFEHHRGTLTTQAAHKRNMRESEEWMLNAEKYASFAWLDGSKYPAMELNEAWKKVLFNQFHDLAAGSGIGVLYKESQKDYDQVRWATNEVSSKALNSIQAHINTKLAGQVPVLVFNPLGWNRSGIVPVDVEMPTAEGDGVSVLDRAGRVVPSQIVSSNKATNTYRLLLQAKDIPSLGYEVLHVVPGRRAFTSDLKANGTVIENANLKVSVDPSTGCIKSLYNKKDNFEALASGACGNELQAFKDTPVDDDAWNIDPGTLDHVISLTKADSVKLVENTPFRAVVRVERTWQSSKFVQDIVLYANSDQVEVVNDIDWHENHILLKAAFPLAASSNMATYEIPYGTIQRPTTRTNSWDSAKFEVAAMRWADLGDAKHGFSLINESKYGYDGKDNVLRLTLLRSPLSPDPEADRGHQHFSFALYPHAADWKTALTVRHGYEYNYKLQALQVQAHTGSLPLTHSFIEADNKNVVLTAVKKAEDDNGLILHFYEWAGQSGKVEFRIPTGAKSATLTNLMEKPEGSAIPVVDSNKVGVSVNPYSINSLRIDYPNTERK